The Brasilonema sennae CENA114 genome includes a region encoding these proteins:
- a CDS encoding Uma2 family endonuclease, with protein MVQSEPRFTLPTTEELPCSDDTPVDNEDQNFLPNLLLFILESIWANRNDWFFGIDMGIYHTTGVSHLVPVIPDGFFSLGVERRKAGKSRLSYAVWEEEEIVPKFALEVVSKTPGDEYDKKLEIYAKLGVLYYVIYNPQYWRRDQHQPFELYKLVDGEYQQQIQEPFWMPEVGLGIGRGSYTSGVVKREVLYWHDKEGKRYLTADEVAQSERQQRELAEQHQQRLAAKLRELGIDPNSI; from the coding sequence ATGGTACAGTCTGAACCACGCTTCACCCTACCAACTACCGAAGAACTACCATGTTCAGACGATACACCCGTGGATAACGAAGACCAGAATTTTCTCCCCAACCTGTTATTATTTATCCTCGAATCCATTTGGGCAAATCGGAATGATTGGTTTTTTGGTATTGATATGGGTATTTACCACACAACAGGAGTGAGTCACTTAGTACCAGTCATACCAGATGGATTTTTCAGCTTGGGTGTGGAACGACGCAAAGCAGGAAAGTCTCGTTTGAGCTACGCAGTCTGGGAAGAGGAGGAAATAGTACCCAAGTTCGCTTTGGAAGTGGTTTCCAAAACACCTGGGGATGAGTATGACAAGAAGCTAGAAATTTATGCAAAACTAGGAGTTTTGTATTACGTTATTTATAATCCTCAGTATTGGCGACGCGACCAACATCAACCCTTTGAATTGTATAAATTGGTAGATGGAGAGTATCAACAGCAAATACAAGAACCGTTTTGGATGCCAGAAGTAGGATTGGGAATTGGACGTGGAAGTTATACTTCTGGTGTGGTGAAGCGAGAAGTATTGTATTGGCATGATAAGGAAGGTAAGCGATATCTGACTGCTGATGAAGTTGCTCAAAGCGAACGACAACAAAGGGAACTTGCTGAACAACACCAACAAAGACTAGCAGCAAAGTTGAGAGAGTTGGGTATTGATCCAAATAGCATTTGA
- a CDS encoding peptidylprolyl isomerase, protein MLHLSYLMFKILKSWLKNSPIALLLVTLFLGISTAAWTPSSSAGLLPAGNAITDGNSLLRYSLPIDNKPVRQLQASLEDISTQLRANRRWGAVSQDLSKASRILGQPSKILADVPQERQSEAEAMIAELKSGVNALQEVAKTKDKEQVQDQRAKLLSLVGKLEESMVTEFPFEVPAKYSNLPQLKGRATVEVKTNKGDLTVVVDGYSAPVTAGNFVDLVQRGFYNGLEFTRSEESYVVQTGDPPGKDVGFIDPKTRKYRAIPLEYIVRGDKEPTYGITLEEAGRYTDLPVLPFSAYGTVALARPEDDNNGGSSQVFFFLFEPELTPAGRNLLDGRYAVFGYVTEGKDVLQQLKAGDKVESAKVIQGRENLVKANVA, encoded by the coding sequence ATGCTGCATTTGAGCTATCTTATGTTCAAAATATTGAAATCCTGGCTGAAGAACAGCCCAATAGCACTGCTGCTGGTAACTCTATTTTTAGGGATAAGTACAGCCGCATGGACTCCTTCTAGTAGCGCTGGACTGTTACCAGCAGGGAATGCCATTACTGACGGCAATTCTCTATTGCGCTACTCACTTCCAATAGATAATAAACCTGTACGGCAACTGCAAGCTTCTTTGGAGGACATTAGCACTCAACTGCGAGCCAATCGACGTTGGGGTGCTGTTTCTCAAGACCTCAGCAAAGCATCGCGAATTCTCGGTCAACCCTCCAAAATTTTGGCAGATGTTCCACAAGAACGCCAAAGCGAAGCTGAAGCTATGATTGCTGAATTAAAATCCGGCGTAAATGCTTTGCAAGAAGTGGCCAAAACAAAAGATAAAGAACAAGTTCAGGATCAACGTGCCAAATTGCTGAGTCTTGTCGGCAAACTAGAAGAGTCAATGGTGACAGAATTTCCCTTTGAAGTGCCAGCCAAATACAGCAATTTACCTCAACTCAAAGGTCGTGCCACTGTGGAAGTGAAAACTAACAAAGGCGACCTGACAGTTGTTGTAGACGGCTACAGCGCCCCTGTCACTGCTGGGAACTTTGTGGATTTGGTGCAACGGGGTTTTTATAATGGCTTAGAATTTACCCGTTCAGAAGAATCCTACGTTGTACAAACTGGAGACCCACCAGGTAAAGATGTCGGCTTTATTGACCCAAAAACACGTAAATACCGCGCCATTCCACTAGAATATATTGTAAGAGGTGACAAAGAACCTACTTACGGTATCACTTTAGAGGAGGCTGGTCGTTACACTGATTTACCTGTTCTACCTTTCTCTGCTTATGGTACTGTAGCCTTGGCACGTCCTGAAGATGATAACAATGGTGGTTCATCACAAGTCTTCTTCTTCTTGTTTGAACCGGAACTCACTCCAGCAGGACGCAACTTGTTGGATGGTCGTTACGCAGTCTTTGGCTACGTCACTGAAGGTAAAGATGTTTTGCAACAACTCAAGGCGGGTGACAAAGTTGAGTCGGCAAAAGTCATTCAAGGTAGAGAAAATTTAGTTAAGGCAAACGTGGCGTAA
- a CDS encoding class I SAM-dependent methyltransferase, protein MERVLEPEVMDSLEEAIEYDAMDFVTVNTAFAEEASAFGPKEQGLVLDAGTGPGRIPVLLCQMRPQWQVIAIDLAQSMLQIASQHIQQAGLQQQIRLELVDTKNLPYQDQQFDMVVSNSLIHHLPDPLPFFSELKRVLKPNGGIFIRDLFRPADEITINALVNNIGTEYNPHQSKLFRDSLHAALTLDEVNQLISRVGLQEVKVYQSSDCHWTAQRAWSD, encoded by the coding sequence ATAGAAAGAGTCCTAGAACCGGAAGTCATGGATAGTTTAGAGGAAGCCATTGAGTATGATGCAATGGACTTCGTCACAGTAAATACTGCTTTTGCTGAAGAAGCAAGCGCTTTTGGGCCAAAGGAACAGGGTTTAGTACTTGATGCTGGTACTGGTCCTGGTCGTATTCCAGTTTTACTGTGTCAAATGCGTCCCCAATGGCAAGTTATCGCTATTGATTTGGCTCAAAGTATGTTACAAATAGCGTCACAACACATTCAGCAGGCTGGTTTACAACAGCAAATTCGTCTGGAATTAGTAGACACAAAAAACTTGCCTTATCAAGATCAGCAGTTTGATATGGTTGTGTCAAATAGTCTCATCCACCATTTGCCCGATCCGTTACCTTTCTTTAGCGAACTTAAGCGTGTCTTAAAACCGAATGGTGGTATTTTCATCCGCGACTTATTTCGACCAGCTGATGAAATCACAATCAATGCTTTGGTGAATAATATAGGAACAGAATACAATCCCCATCAAAGTAAGTTATTTCGTGATTCTCTTCACGCTGCACTCACACTGGATGAAGTGAATCAGTTGATTTCACGGGTGGGGTTGCAAGAAGTAAAGGTCTATCAATCAAGTGACTGTCATTGGACTGCACAACGCGCTTGGAGTGATTGA
- a CDS encoding tetratricopeptide repeat protein, which yields MLVPQRQQDHYEEANRLLREGVQQQQAGDSLAAMRSLQESLALFQAVGDIEKQAQVLSCLAYIVYHLGDYKSAISHSKQCLLLINDVTNLQVIKMQALSHLGNAYRHLGEYNKAIEFLQKCLKTAQQLGDKRSQVAGLNNLGLVYKALGDLDQAIEFKQQSLEIVRELQDHWGEEQVLKNLGNTWYGLGDFAKAIAYYQQCIKRAYSLNNHRTALQVLHNLGNACYALGDFAKAIAYYEQRLLLARALKDKRTEEQSLGSLGVACEALGDYVKAINYYEESLELAKFLEDS from the coding sequence ATGCTAGTTCCCCAGAGACAACAAGACCACTATGAAGAAGCAAACAGGTTATTACGAGAAGGAGTCCAACAGCAGCAAGCTGGGGATTCACTTGCCGCTATGAGGTCTTTGCAAGAATCCCTTGCGTTATTTCAAGCAGTGGGAGACATTGAAAAACAAGCGCAAGTACTTTCTTGTTTAGCTTACATAGTTTACCACTTAGGAGACTACAAAAGTGCAATTTCCCACTCAAAACAATGTTTACTTTTAATAAATGATGTCACCAACTTACAAGTTATAAAAATGCAGGCTCTTTCGCATTTAGGCAATGCTTATCGTCATTTAGGTGAATATAACAAAGCAATTGAATTTCTACAAAAGTGTTTGAAAACAGCGCAGCAACTAGGAGATAAGCGAAGTCAGGTAGCGGGACTCAATAATTTGGGATTGGTCTATAAAGCTTTGGGTGACCTTGATCAGGCAATTGAATTTAAACAGCAAAGCTTAGAAATTGTACGAGAACTCCAAGATCATTGGGGCGAAGAGCAGGTGCTAAAGAATTTGGGCAACACTTGGTATGGTTTAGGAGATTTTGCCAAAGCGATCGCCTACTACCAGCAGTGTATCAAAAGAGCTTACTCGCTAAACAATCACCGCACTGCACTTCAGGTGTTACACAATTTGGGTAATGCTTGTTATGCCCTAGGGGATTTTGCCAAAGCGATCGCGTACTACGAGCAACGTTTATTATTAGCTAGGGCACTGAAAGACAAGCGCACTGAAGAACAATCACTAGGTAGTTTGGGAGTTGCTTGTGAAGCCTTGGGCGATTATGTTAAAGCAATTAATTACTATGAAGAAAGTTTAGAGCTAGCTAAGTTTCTCGAAGACTCGTAA
- a CDS encoding phosphoribosyltransferase, whose translation MTNIPLFANRTQAGEQLAQAIDAILTQQIADQVTNPVTIVYALPRGGIPVAAAVARLLNCPLMIEVAKKIGHPENPELAIGAVTASGNVLWDEHNIFFRHTPKSGWRERALDAAISQAKSLQAKLSPACPQVNTQGATLILVDDGIATGMTIAVAATSLKALSPAEVWLCSPVAPLELSPWLDQWGDRVVILSTPKPFFSVSNFYLEFPQVQTKEAFDCLLQQNQDKMNPQKQI comes from the coding sequence ATGACTAATATCCCGCTTTTTGCTAATCGCACTCAAGCTGGTGAGCAACTGGCGCAAGCAATTGACGCTATTTTGACCCAGCAAATTGCTGATCAAGTTACAAACCCTGTTACAATTGTTTATGCTTTGCCAAGAGGAGGAATACCAGTAGCAGCAGCAGTCGCGCGTCTCCTCAACTGTCCGTTAATGATAGAGGTGGCGAAAAAAATTGGTCATCCGGAAAATCCTGAGTTAGCTATTGGCGCGGTTACTGCTTCCGGAAATGTTCTTTGGGATGAGCACAACATATTTTTTCGCCATACACCGAAATCAGGGTGGCGGGAAAGAGCTTTGGATGCAGCTATTAGTCAAGCTAAGTCTCTTCAGGCTAAATTAAGTCCTGCTTGTCCGCAGGTGAACACTCAAGGTGCTACCCTCATCTTAGTTGATGATGGTATTGCCACAGGTATGACAATAGCAGTCGCGGCAACATCTCTCAAGGCACTCTCGCCTGCAGAAGTTTGGTTATGTAGTCCAGTAGCGCCTTTGGAATTGTCACCCTGGTTGGATCAGTGGGGCGATCGCGTGGTTATCCTATCAACACCAAAACCTTTCTTCAGTGTCAGCAATTTTTACTTAGAATTTCCTCAGGTACAGACAAAGGAAGCTTTTGATTGTCTACTACAACAAAACCAGGACAAAATGAATCCTCAAAAACAAATTTGA
- a CDS encoding response regulator: MKPGAVVKILLVEDDELFRLGLRMRLQQETGIEIVAEAEDGEQAVELANRYLLDLVLLDVGLPGIGGIEACRQIKQQHPDLPILVLTSRSEKPLIARLIEAGAQGYCLKGIPPESLILALRSVAAGASWWDQTATTEIRAAFGANNTAAPIQNKQPADNPLTKREQEILALVAAGKSNQEIAEILYIASGTVRVHVHAILHKLEVRDRTQAAILAIQKGLVAKELLRNS; encoded by the coding sequence ATGAAACCAGGTGCGGTAGTGAAGATATTACTCGTTGAGGATGATGAACTGTTTCGCTTGGGTTTGCGAATGCGGTTACAACAGGAGACGGGTATAGAAATCGTAGCTGAGGCAGAAGATGGTGAGCAAGCTGTAGAACTAGCTAATCGTTATCTGCTGGATTTGGTTTTGCTAGACGTTGGTTTACCAGGGATTGGTGGAATAGAAGCTTGTCGTCAAATCAAGCAGCAGCACCCAGATTTACCAATTTTAGTTTTAACATCTCGTTCGGAAAAACCTTTGATTGCGCGGTTAATTGAAGCAGGGGCGCAAGGTTACTGTCTCAAAGGAATCCCACCAGAGTCTTTAATATTGGCACTGCGTTCGGTAGCAGCAGGCGCTTCTTGGTGGGATCAAACAGCAACCACAGAAATTCGAGCCGCTTTTGGCGCAAACAATACAGCAGCGCCCATACAAAATAAGCAACCAGCAGATAATCCCTTAACCAAGCGCGAGCAAGAAATTCTGGCACTAGTGGCTGCTGGTAAAAGCAATCAAGAAATAGCAGAAATTCTCTATATTGCTTCTGGTACAGTACGGGTTCATGTCCATGCGATTTTGCACAAGTTAGAAGTACGCGATCGCACTCAAGCCGCAATATTGGCTATACAGAAAGGATTAGTAGCAAAAGAATTGCTGCGCAATTCGTAA
- a CDS encoding sensor histidine kinase, whose protein sequence is MWSYLLKIKQNILTRNERGLIYWLIISGFAIVIALEYLTPPEYVFGYLYTGTILLASSRLSRTAVLGVTLAATGLTLLNLFIPGVETVHPPTVANRLIAVIALVVTGYLSERNHRNKEAIAYAQTQLRSQQQLAQMREDFVSTLTHDLKTPLLGAIQTLKSFEEGQFGSVTPMQERIIQTMTRSHRTTLQLVETLLDVYRIDTEGLKLQRSPVNLVTVAEEAIATLTEIARSRQICVCLNYGESDFRRSLWVNGDYLQLGRVFSNLLINGINHTPRGGKVEVVLETSAIDQIVKISDNGCGITQEELPYLFERFYQGHGDRLFVGSGLGLYLSRQIIEAHGGIIWAESRASKGAIFGFRLPVCPPPGDK, encoded by the coding sequence ATGTGGTCTTATTTGTTGAAAATCAAACAAAATATCTTAACCAGGAATGAACGAGGACTGATTTACTGGTTGATCATCAGTGGATTTGCCATAGTTATAGCGCTGGAATACCTAACGCCGCCTGAGTATGTATTTGGCTACCTCTACACCGGAACGATTTTGTTGGCGAGTTCCCGCCTAAGTCGTACCGCAGTGCTTGGCGTGACGCTAGCGGCTACCGGATTAACGCTGTTGAATTTGTTTATCCCTGGAGTAGAAACGGTTCATCCGCCAACGGTAGCAAATCGGTTAATTGCTGTAATTGCATTGGTTGTAACAGGTTACTTAAGCGAACGTAACCACCGCAATAAGGAAGCTATTGCTTACGCGCAAACACAGTTACGCTCTCAACAACAGCTAGCGCAGATGCGGGAAGATTTTGTTTCTACCTTAACTCATGACTTAAAAACACCCCTACTAGGAGCAATTCAAACGTTGAAATCGTTTGAAGAAGGGCAATTTGGTTCAGTTACACCGATGCAAGAGCGTATCATACAAACAATGACTCGTTCTCACCGCACCACGTTGCAGCTTGTAGAAACTTTGTTGGATGTATACCGCATCGACACTGAAGGGCTGAAACTTCAGCGATCGCCAGTGAATTTAGTCACAGTAGCAGAGGAGGCGATCGCCACCCTAACTGAAATCGCAAGATCACGTCAGATTTGTGTCTGTCTTAATTATGGAGAATCAGATTTTCGCCGCTCATTGTGGGTTAATGGCGATTATTTGCAACTTGGGCGAGTTTTCTCCAATCTTTTAATTAATGGTATTAACCATACTCCCCGTGGTGGAAAAGTGGAAGTCGTGCTGGAGACTTCTGCTATTGATCAAATTGTGAAGATTTCTGACAATGGTTGTGGGATAACACAAGAAGAACTACCTTACCTGTTTGAGAGATTTTATCAAGGACATGGCGATCGCCTGTTTGTAGGTTCAGGGCTAGGATTGTATTTATCTCGCCAAATTATTGAAGCACATGGCGGTATAATTTGGGCAGAGAGTCGTGCAAGCAAAGGGGCAATATTTGGGTTTCGACTGCCTGTGTGTCCGCCACCAGGGGATAAATAG